A stretch of the Streptomyces sp. NBC_00078 genome encodes the following:
- a CDS encoding ATP/GTP-binding protein, which yields MIFGRSERGKPPVEPVTLKILVAGGFGVGKTTLVGAVSEIRPLRTEELLTEAGRPIDDTSGVEGKHTTTVAMDFGRITLREDLVLYLFGTPGQERFWFMWDELSEGALGAVVLTDTRRLEDCFAAVDYFERRSIPFLVGVNCFEGSARYPAKDVRQALDLDDGVPVVLTDARDRESVKEILIGVVEHAMAHAADRREPVAT from the coding sequence ATGATCTTCGGGCGTTCTGAGCGCGGGAAGCCACCGGTCGAGCCCGTCACGCTCAAGATCCTGGTGGCCGGCGGCTTCGGCGTGGGCAAGACCACCCTCGTCGGCGCGGTCAGTGAGATCAGGCCGCTGCGCACCGAGGAACTGCTCACCGAGGCCGGCCGCCCGATCGACGACACGAGCGGCGTGGAGGGCAAGCACACCACCACCGTGGCCATGGACTTCGGCCGCATCACACTTCGCGAGGACCTCGTGCTGTACCTGTTCGGCACGCCGGGTCAGGAGCGGTTCTGGTTCATGTGGGACGAGCTCTCCGAGGGCGCCCTCGGCGCCGTCGTGCTCACCGACACCCGCCGCCTGGAGGACTGCTTCGCCGCCGTCGACTACTTCGAGCGGCGCTCCATACCCTTCCTCGTGGGCGTCAACTGCTTCGAGGGATCGGCCCGTTACCCTGCCAAGGACGTCCGCCAAGCCCTCGACCTGGACGACGGCGTACCGGTCGTGCTGACGGACGCCCGTGACCGGGAGTCCGTCAAGGAGATCCTCATCGGCGTGGTCGAGCACGCGATGGCGCATGCGGCCGACCGACGGGAGCCCGTCGCCACCTGA